In the genome of Aspergillus luchuensis IFO 4308 DNA, chromosome 2, nearly complete sequence, one region contains:
- a CDS encoding uncharacterized protein (COG:G;~EggNog:ENOG410PFF2;~InterPro:IPR020846,IPR011701,IPR036259;~PFAM:PF07690;~TransMembrane:12 (i40-62o74-95i107-124o130-153i165-189o195-215i283-302o314-338i373-392o404-427i439-457o463-487i);~go_function: GO:0022857 - transmembrane transporter activity [Evidence IEA];~go_process: GO:0055085 - transmembrane transport [Evidence IEA]), translated as MSVHSDNKESPHLPKMDEAHEEIQIAEQPYTIFNSRAKKWIIAAVTVIACFSPLASNIYYPALNTLATDLHTSLSLMNLTLTSYMIIQAISPTIIATFSDVTGRRPAYFICFIVFIAANIGLALQSNYVALLLLRCLQSAGSSATGALANAVIADTVTSAERGSYIGYTFSGAFVGQSVGPVLGGILVYTVSWRWIFWFLAIFSGLLFIGFVLFIPETCRKIVGNGSFAPPRSRIFPQPVFSSSRTSSAPLTPRDGTRKGWGANFSILLLSLKICLLKEEGAILLYSGLIFASLAAVAAALPSQLSAQFKMNELQIGLCCIPMGVGSCGAAAVMGKLVNFNYHRHARLKGIVTDSHNDTDLHGFPIEAARLQVALPVLYLNCTLLVCYGWILQKAHSLGATLTFLFFLSFTATATFSVLSTLLIDLLSDKPGAAGAANNLTRCLLGAGSAAFILPLIQRIGVGWAYTVIAGLLTILSPIVWVILIYGQQWRRASQNS; from the exons ATGTCAGTCCACAGCGACAATAAGGAATCACCGCACCTACCCAAGATGGATGAGGCACACGAAGAGATTCAGATAGCTGAACAGCCATATACCATCTTCAATTCGCGAGCGAAAAAATGGATCATTGCCGCAGTTACTGTGATTGCGTGCTTTTCTCCGCTCGCCAGCAATATTTATTATCCTGCTTTGAATACCCTGGCAACTGATCTCCATACATCTTTGTCGTTGATGAATCTGACCCTTACCTCGTATATG attattcAGGCTATCTCACCCACGATTATCGCAACGTTCTCTGACGTCACTGGCCGACGGCCTGCATACTTTATTTGCTTTATAGTATTCATAGCAGCCAATATTGGCCTCGCGCTGCAAAGCAATTACGTTGCGCTTTTACTCCTCCGTTGCCTCCAGAGTGCAGGTAGTTCAGCAACAGGGGCATTAGCAAACGCGGTGATTGCAGACACTGTAACTTCGGCCGAAAGAGGTAGCTATATTGGATATACATTTTCCG GTGCATTTGTCGGCCAATCGGTCGGCCCTGTCCTTGGAGGAATTCTGGTATACACTGTCAGCTGGCGGTGGATATTCTGGTTCTTGGCTATTTTTTCGggcctcctcttcatcggtTTTGTTTTGTTCATTCCTGAGACATGTAGGAAGATTGTGGGAAACGGGTCGTTCGCTCCGCCTCGATCGAGGATCTTCCCACAGCCCGtgttctcttcctctagGACCAGCTCCGCTCCACTTACCCCCAGAGACGGTACCAGAAAAGGATGGGGTGCCAACTTCTCTATTCTGCTCCTTTCTCTGAAGATTTGTTTATtaaaggaggaaggagcaaTCCTTCTTTACAGCGGACTTATTTTTGCGAGCCTGGCAGCTGTGGCTGCAGCTCTACCCTCCCAACTATCCGCGCAGTTCAAAATGAATGAACTTCAAATCGGCCTTTGCTGTATTCCTATGGGAGTCGGAAGCTGCGGCGCTGCGGCGGTTATGGGAAAGCTGGTCAACTTTAACTACCATCGGCATGCGCGCCTGAAAGGAATCGTCACAGACAGCCATAACGACACTGACCTGCATGGGTTTCCAATAGAAGCTGCAAGATTGCAAGTCGCATTGCCTGTTCTATATCTTAATTGTACTTTGCTAGTTTGTTATGGGTGGATCTTGCAGAAAGCCCACAGCCTGGGAGCAACTTTGacgttcctcttctttctgagCTTCACGGCGACAGCGACGTTTAGTGTGCTCAGTACTCTTCTCATTGATCTTTTGTCTGACAAGCCCGGAGCAGCAGGCGCAGCAAACAACCTTACGAGATGCTTACTTGGGGCTGGAAGTGCTGCTTTTATTCTACCCCTAATACAGAGGATTGGAGTTGGGTGGGCTTATACGGTGATAGCTGGCCTCCTAACTATATTGAGCCCCATTGTGTGGGTGATATTAATCTATGGGCAGCagtggaggagggcaagCCAGAATAGTTGA
- a CDS encoding uncharacterized protein (InterPro:IPR011584,IPR009017;~PFAM:PF01353;~go_process: GO:0008218 - bioluminescence [Evidence IEA]), whose product MMEFDKSIFDEVKHNTKVIINDIEYQGFGVGKANNGLLTSQLNHDLNFDPEILAVHLIVGYPSYSEYKEGATDLFKPSTLLGGYKYQRKYRFSNGATFSSFHNISFDEKKGLSGCFTTRDFPSEAFAGQTWDVQDLVETFIPSGPGLIKSVMAVEWKGDQRNLSAVVESEYYLNHNPELPGLHWRHVTFRTDKAIKGIYIQSEKITVHRDLKEVGGEPENLLARQLPVEAKGREKTREEAEATQLNAAVAVSTF is encoded by the exons ATGATGGAGTTTGACAAGTCCATATTCGATGAAGTCAAGCACAACACcaaggtcatcatcaatgATATCGAATACCAAGGTTTTGGAGTTGGGAAAGCCAACAATGGTCTTCTGACCTCTCAGCTCAACCATGATCTCAACTTTGACCCAGAAATATTGGCTGTGCACCTTATCGTGGGTTACCCATCGTACTCTGAGTACAAAGAGGGAGCCACAGACTTGTTTAAACCCTCCACTCTGCTTG GTGGTTACAAATACCAACGCAAATATCGCTTCAGCAATGGTGCAACCTTTTCCAGTTTCCACAATATCAGCTTcgacgagaagaaaggaCTGAGTGGCTGCTTCACTACCCGCGACTTTCCCAGCGAAGCGTTTGCTGGACAGACCTGGGATGTACAGGATTTAGTTGAGACTTTCATTCCATCTGGACCAGGCTTGATCAAGTCCGTCATGGCAGTTGAGTGGAAGGGAGACCAGCGCAATCTCTCCGCCGTTGTTGAAAGTGAATATTATCTCAATCACAATCCCGAACTTCCGGGACTACACTGGCGTCATGTTACCTTTCGTACTGACAAGGCCATTAAGGGTATCTATATTCAAAGTGAGAAGATTACTGTTCATCGTGACTTGAAGGAGGTTGGAGGTGAACCTGAAAACCTTCTTGCGAGACAGCTACCTGTCGAGGCCAAGGGCAGAGAAAAAACTcgcgaagaagctgaagcaaCGCAGTTGaatgctgctgttgctgtctcCACGTTTTAA
- a CDS encoding fungal specific transcription factor domain-containing protein (InterPro:IPR007219;~go_function: GO:0003677 - DNA binding [Evidence IEA];~go_function: GO:0008270 - zinc ion binding [Evidence IEA];~go_process: GO:0006351 - transcription, DNA-templated [Evidence IEA]), producing the protein MGRCDAIVVHRDYPQRWSPPEVPRAPHRYNSQLMIRLATTVGGKKFDVTGRGRVAEPAGERVSPANTPPETEKSLPLLESSVERLTQIIEHRLVNEPRCHQPDRPMPRRTSTPPLVENDPQGRVLFTLEDGQRFLYGPYSNMANCLGILRILRSRRHDQNGNFDPLLKQVSELCNLLGPQLFKVSSSAEPTRLLQLSQQAVMQATDRYLSQGSYIQHLFHPSILRSRIQMYYLGTLGVSGSGMELCLQYLMLQSNTQSKENGSDSRDHGLAQANCDDFCATARASLVQGQLQATTLVNVQALACITIIALQAEDLLLADEAFHGCCAMAQRMGLHRERQSSDEHVEEAEERRLLFWTTFILDKAIAFNLGRAYMLPSFDCSTPTPDMSLHSVPVEGLSARIGLALIQERAYQILLASGNTHNNRTRQEAITDVVDRLECWIETHFSSSEFSGNIVSGAWDTMTQRALLYEYYTTRAVVLAHSMFPDAPNEVLASSRNALSQLCPPSPAGRTLFSDARRSWPKGSYSLFPFFIITKHILLAAQDAPDRRDWIRFLYDTISCWESSHSLRLSIALIKLVLPPSDLIGYHRDQLSGENVYWNGAGKSPRLDSGQHWASSLPLSCVGQEQRDQDQSVMNLSLDTILSVTGAPLCPEVMGQAGGDPFSFVGVVSHPESIDSNLDAIDSCLVASSPHDTLRLPGLTR; encoded by the exons ATGGGACGTTGCGATGCAATAGTAGTTCACCGTGATTACCCGCAACGATGGAGTCCTCCGGAAGTGCCTCG AGCCCCGCATCGCTACAATTCTCAACTCATGATCCGGCTTGCGACCACTGTCGGTGGAAAAAAATTCGATGTGACCGGGCGCGGCCGCGTTGCGGAGCCTGCCGGCGAGCGTGTGTCGCCTGCGAATACACCTCCAGAGACCGAAAAGTCTTTGCCCCTG CTAGAGAGTTCCGTGGAACGCTTGACGCAGATAATCGAGCACCGGCTGGTCAACGAGCCACGCTGCCACCAGCCAGACCGACCAATGCCCCGTCGTACGTCGACGCCCCCCTTGGTAGAAAACGATCCCCAAGGTCGCGTTCTCTTCACCCTTGAAGATGGTCAGCGGTTTCTCTACGGACCTTACTCAAATATGGCCAATTGTTTGGGGATTCTACGAATATTGAGGTCCAGGCGACATGACCAGAACGGTAATTTTGACCCCCTGTTAAAGCAGGTATCGGAGTTGTGCAACCTGCTTGGGCCCCAATTATTCAAGGTCTCGTCCTCCGCGGAACCGACCCGACTCCTGCAGCTGTCACAGCAGGCCGTGATGCAAGCAACCGACCGGTACCTTTCCCAGGGAAGCTATATACAGCACCTGTTTCACCCCAGTATCCTGCGTTCCCGAATCCAAATGTATTATCTTGGTACCCTGGGGGTGTCTGGAAGTGGTATGGAACTGTGCCTGCAGTACCTCATGCTACAAAGCAACACGCAAAGTAAGGAAAATGGCTCCGACAGCCGTGATCACGGCCTAGCGCAGGCAAATTGCGATGATTTCTGTGCCACCGCCAGGGCGTCGTTGGTGCAGGGTCAGCTGCAAGCAACCACGCTCGTCAATGTTCAAGCTTTGGCATGCATT ACAATCATCGCTTTACAGGCAGAAGACCTTCTACTGGCCGATGAAGCCTTTCATGGATGTTGTGCCATGGCGCAAAGAATGGGTTTGCACCGAGAGCGCCAGTCAAGCGATGAgcatgttgaagaagccgagGAACGGAGATTGCTTTTCTGGACCACCTTCATTCTGGACAAAGCCATCGCTTTTAACCTTGGCAGGGCTTACATGCTTCCGAGCTTTGATTGCAGCACCCCAACTCCAGATATGTCGCTCCACAGTGTCCCTGTGGAAGGGCTATCGGCGAGGATTGGCCTGGCGCTAATTCAGGAACGCGCGTATCAGATCCTGTTAGCCTCGGGGAACACCCACAATAATCGGACTCGTCAGGAAGCCATTACTGACGTGGTAGACCGATTAGAATGCTGGATAGAAACCCATTTTTCCTCGTCCGAATTTTCTGGTAACATCGTCTCGGGGGCATGGGACACTATGACCCAGCGGGCGCTATTATATGAATACTACACAACACGTGCCGTCGTTCTCGCCCACAGCATGTTTCCCGATGCGCCCAATGAAGTCCTGGCCAGCTCGCGAAATGCCCTGTCCCAACTGTGCCCTCCCTCGCCCGCGGGGAGAACACTATTCTCCGATGCTCGGCGCAGTTG GCCGAAGGGAAGTTATAGTCTATTTCCTTTCTTTATCATCACCAAGCACATCCTGCTGGCGGCACAAGATGCGCCGGACCGCAGGGATTGGATTAGGTTTCTCTACGACACCATCTCCTGCTGGGAATCCAGTCACAGCCTTCGCCTTAGTATCGCACTAATAAAACTCGTTTTGCCCCCATCCGATCTGATTGGGTATCACAGGGATCAGCTCTCAGGTGAAAATGTGTACTGGAACGGTGCTGGGAAGTCACCCCGATTGGACTCTGGACAACATTGGGCTTCTTCACTACCGTTGTCCTGTGTCGGACAAGAGCAGAGGGACCAGGACCAGTCAGTCATGAATCTATCCCTCGACACCATTCTGTCTGTGACAGGTGCTCCGTTATGTCCCGAAGTCATGGGTCAAGCTGGTGGCGACCCTTTTTCATTCGTTGGCGTTGTGAGCCATCCTGAGTCTATCGATTCCAACCTGGATGCGATAGACTCATGTTTAGTGGCGTCCTCCCCACATGATACATTGCGGCTACCGGGACTGACACGGTGA
- a CDS encoding agmatinase (COG:E;~EggNog:ENOG410PI69;~InterPro:IPR020855,IPR023696,IPR006035;~PFAM:PF00491;~SECRETED:SignalP(1-19);~go_function: GO:0016813 - hydrolase activity, acting on carbon-nitrogen (but not peptide) bonds, in linear amidines [Evidence IEA];~go_function: GO:0046872 - metal ion binding [Evidence IEA]), producing MRYSLWCSIFGSLVGGASATQASPAHVQELKERWGEDWAFSGITTFGHLEHVHCLTNPDTPFDIGIIGTPFDTAVSYRPGARMGPRAIRTASARHIPSRAFHAAAQINPYQSWARVLDCGDIPVTPFDNAVAVHQMTEAYRELGSRRTTTGTGKPKLITLGGDHLVALPALRALREQYGEPVALLHFDSHLDSLHPDRYPSAWTSMQSQFNHGSVFWNAMKEGLISNSSSLHAGINTRLSGNSFQDLEDDDKQGFLRIAADEVDTIGAAGIVDRIHQHIPKDQPVYMSIDIDVLDPAFAPGTGAPEPGGWTTREMIKILRGVMDLNIVGADIVEVAPAYDTPGGETAYLAANLAYELVTGMVAREQKSRAPAGGQQVPVGMMQEPNEYEVCYRLNPGAENVLNGLLKQIS from the exons ATGCGTTACTCTCTGTGGTGCTCCATTTTTGGGAGTCTTGTTGGAGGCGCCTCCGCCACCCAAGCATCTCCAGCTCACGTGCAGGAGCTCAAGGAACGTTGGGGTGAAGAT TGGGCATTTTCAGGCATTACTACTTTTGGCCACTTGGAGCATGTCCATTGTCTCACCAATCCCGACACGCCATTTGACATCGGGATTATTGGCACGCCATTCGACACGGCCGTGAGCTATCGACCTG GTGCGCGTATGGGCCCGCGTGCCATTCGCACCGCCTCTGCTCGCCATATCCCATCGCGCGCCTTTCATGCCGCAGCCCAAATCAATCCATATCAGTCATGGGCACGCGTGCTAGACTGCGGTGATATCCCCGTCACTCCATTCGACAACGCCGTCGCCGTCCATCAAATGACTGAGGCCTACCGGGAGCTGGGCTCCCGGAGGACAACCACCGGGACGGGCAAGCCCAAGCTCATCACCCTCGGTGGAGATCATCTCGTGGCGCTTCCCGCCCTCCGAGCTCTTCGCGAACAGTACGGCGAGCCCGTGGCTCTCTTGCATTTCGATTCCCACCTTGACTCGCTGCATCCCGATCGGTACCCCTCAGCTTGGACTTCCATGCAATCTCAGTTTAACCACGGCTCTGTCTTCTGGAATGCCATGAAGGAGGGCCTAATCTCGAATTCCTCATCTCTACATGCCGGTATCAACACCCGTTTGAGTGGGAATTCCTTCCAGGACCTAGAAGACGACGACAAGCAGGGTTTCCTGCGAATTGCCGCCGACGAGGTTGACACGATTGGCGCGGCCGGCATCGTCGATCGCATTCATCAGCATATCCCGAAGGATCAGCCAGTCTACATGAGCATTGACATCGATGTATTGGATCCCGCGTTTGCCCCGG GAACGGGAGCTCCTGAGCCGGGTGGTTGGACCACGCGCGAGATGATCAAAATCTTGCGGGGTGTCATGGATCTCAACATTGTCGGAGCTGATATCGTCGAGGTGGCCCCGGCCTACGACACTCCAGGGGGTGAAACCGCATATTTG GCGGCAAATTTGGCGTACGAACTGGTCACTGGCATGGTGGCCCGAGAACAGAAGTCCCGGGCGCCGGCAGGCGGGCAACAAGTGCCGGTAGGGATGATGCAAGAGCCGAACGAATATGAGGTGTGCTACCGCCTCAATCCCGGCGCTGAAAACGTCCTCAATGGCCTGTTGAAGCAAATCAGCTAG
- a CDS encoding uncharacterized protein (COG:G;~EggNog:ENOG410PHZT;~InterPro:IPR020846,IPR011701,IPR036259;~PFAM:PF07690;~TransMembrane:14 (i20-45o65-84i91-113o119-142i154-173o185-207i219-240o252-271i291-311o323-349i356-375o381-406i418-437o457-475i);~go_function: GO:0022857 - transmembrane transporter activity [Evidence IEA];~go_process: GO:0055085 - transmembrane transport [Evidence IEA]), whose product MGDIYSEAELERLGRMRPTIFPNLLSELGFCFSLVLSQIMAEYFISGFNVLLPSLAEGLDIPEASSSWPSSAFALTAGGSLLFFGRLADRYGGFVVFAGGLAWHLVWSLVAGFAKNALMMYFCRALQGFGPAAFLSAGIMLLGTTYRPGWRKNLVFSIYGACAPIGFVAGIFVSGMTGQFLDWRWYFWIGTMLLFLALIAAVLSVPASIRRKPPHPDMSIDWAGAGLFFCSLVLIFFAINDCGHAPDGWRTPYVYVTLIVGFFVLLAALYVEGWVAKEPLLPLSLFRIPQLSSLLLGLFCFYGVFGIWLLYCVEYMENIMHASPLLVVAYFVPFALGGIFFSLIGGLFLHVLPGTVLLVISGIGWLMAPLLFAIMPLGASYWPYVFPAMICGTLGMDVTYNVTNIFVTTSLPERQQGLAAAVANSVLFLGISFWLGWGDFTSAQVHGDLRARYQAALWMAVGLAGLGLIIMVLFVKIKPAKSEVTVDEKEGGSAGSAGSGGSGDTELMPKQETDIGVNGRDGNDLQ is encoded by the exons ATGGGCGACATATACTCGGAAGCCGAGTTGGAGCGACTTGGTCGCATGAGGCCGACCATCTTCCCCAATTTGCTATCGGAGCTTGGGTTTTGCTTCTCCCTCGTGCTCTCGCAAATTATGGCA GAATACTTTATCTCCGGCTTCAATGTTCTGTTGCCCTCTTTGGCCGAGGGACTGGACATTCCGGAAGCCTCATCTAGCTGGCCGTCCAGTGCTTTTGCCCTGACGGCGGGTGGCTcgttgctcttcttcggccgTCTGGCCGATCGCTATGGAGGGTTTGTAGTCTTCGCGGGAGGCTTGGCTTGGCATCTGGTCTGGTCGCTTGTGGCCGGTTTCGCGAAGAACGCCCTTATGATGTATTTCTGTCGAGCGCTACAGGGCTTTGGCCCTGCTGCCTTTCTCTCGGCAGGGATCATGCTCTTGGGCACTACCTACCGCCCGGGATGGCGGAAAAACTTGGTATTCAGCATCTACGGCGCCTGCGCTCCCATCGGCTTTGTTGCTGGAATTTTCGTGTCCGGCATGACCGGGCAATTTCTTGACTGGCGCTGGTACTTCTGGATCGGGACGATGCTGCTCTTCCTTGCCCTGATTGCAGCTGTGCTCTCTGTCCCAGCCAGCATACGCCGCAAGCCTCCGCATCCTGACATGTCTATCGATTGGGCTGGCGCcggtcttttcttctgcagtCTTGTGTTGATATTTTTTGCTATCAACGATTGCGGTCATGCACCCGACGGCTGGCGCACTCCCTATGTGTATGTCACGTTGATTGTGGGATTTTTCGTGCTGCTGGCTGCACTGTACGTCGAAGGTTGGGTGGCCAAGGAGCCGCTGCTTCCTCTTAGTCTCTTCCGCATCCCCCAGTTATcgtccctcctcctcggtctGTTCTGTTTCTACGGCGTGTTTGGCATCTGGCTGCTGTACTGTGTGGAGTACATGGAGAACATCATGCATGCCTCGCCGCTGCTCGTGGTGGCGTACTTTGTACCTTTCGCACTGGGTggcatcttcttcagttTGATTGGGGGCTTATTCCTGCATGTTCTTCCGGGTACGGTTCTTCTGGTAATCTCCGGTATTGGATGGCTAATGGCACCACTGCTGTTTGCCATCATGCCGCTCGGGGCTAGCTACTGGCCTTATGTGTTCCCGGCCATGATCTGCGGCACCTTGGGCATGGATGTCACCTACAATGTCACCAACATCTTTGTGACCACCTCCCTTCCCGAGCGACAACAAGGGCTggccgccgccgtcgccaacAGCGTTCTATTCCTGGGCATCAGTTTCTGGCTGGGGTGGGGTGATTTTACCTCGGCGCAGGTCCATGGAGACTTGCGCGCGAGATACCAGGCCGCACTCTGGATGGCGGTGGGGCTGGCCGGGTTGGGACTGATAATCATGGTGCTATTTGTGAAGATCAAGCCCGCCAAGAGTGAAGTGactgtggatgagaaggaggggggctCGGCAGGATCGGCAGGCTCGGGAGGCTCAGGAGACACGGAGTTGATGCCGAAGCAGGAGACAGACATTGGAGTAAATGGACGGGATGGGAATGACCTGCAATAA
- a CDS encoding putative quinol monooxygenase (COG:S;~EggNog:ENOG410PS9Y;~InterPro:IPR011008,IPR007138;~PFAM:PF03992) → MTNTQFGEECDIVAVLTPKPGKLDRVAELLTKLTACVKKNEPGVLSFHLYKDFDRETGQEELVLVEKYVNKEAYDLHAELPDFQAMHATFRAEELMAKPILVKSVKPLVGFERS, encoded by the exons atgaccAACACTCAGTTTGGCGAAGAATGCGACATTGTCGCCGTCCTTACCCCTAAGCCGGGCAAGTTGGACCGA GTCGCTGAGCTCCTCACCAAACTCACCGCATGTGTCAAGAAGAATGAACCCGGGGTTTTGAGCTTCCACTTGTACAAGGACTTTGACCGGGAGACCGGCCAAGAGGAGCTGGTTTTGGTCGAGAA ATATGTGAACAAAGAGGCATATGATCTCCATGCTGAACTACCCGACTTCCAAGCCATGCATGCTACCTTTCGCGCTGAGGAGCTCATGGCCAAACCCATCTTGGTCAAGAGTGTGAAACCATTGGTGGGGTTTGAGCGCAGCTAG
- a CDS encoding uncharacterized protein (COG:S;~EggNog:ENOG410PS9Y), with translation MNIRTVVEAFCADFANGTHPTTILDTRFTSNPEIYEYGPDWARSRLPYLGRSWTGRRSSSTPSSEEDTTCDAYFDVLGQTLFFEPDNREPTSPPDQFLVSASNGSDDAVMVKLTSTVGSIATGKKWVETFVFLFGRFDAQGRIGKLEIWSDSLSAWVNSE, from the coding sequence ATGAACATCCGCACAGTTGTTGAAGCATTCTGTGCCGACTTCGCTAATGGTACTCATCctaccaccatcctcgacacGCGCTTCACTAGCAATCCTGAAATCTACGAGTACGGCCCCGACTGGGCGCGTTCACGACTTCCTTACCTGGGACGGTCCTGGACTGGAAGACGATCTTCATCTACACCGTCGTCCGAGGAAGACACCACCTGTGATGCCTACTTCGACGTTCTTGGGCAGACGCTGTTCTTCGAGCCAGACAACCGAGAGCCGACGTCGCCGCCCGATCAGTTCTTGGTCTCAGCATCGAATGGAAGTGACGATGCTGTCATGGTCAAACTGACCTCCACAGTGGGAAGCATCGCAACTGGGAAGAAGTGGGTGGAGACATTTGTATTCTTGTTTGGGAGGTTCGATGCACAGGGTAGAATTGGCAAATTGGAGATCTGGTCGGATTCGTTGAGCGCTTGGGTCAATTCTGAGTAA